The Puntigrus tetrazona isolate hp1 chromosome 23, ASM1883169v1, whole genome shotgun sequence genome has a segment encoding these proteins:
- the kcna2b gene encoding LOW QUALITY PROTEIN: potassium voltage-gated channel subfamily A member 2b (The sequence of the model RefSeq protein was modified relative to this genomic sequence to represent the inferred CDS: inserted 1 base in 1 codon): MTVATGDPVDEAAALPGQPQDTYDPEPDHECCERVVINISGLRFETQLKTLSQFPETLLGDPXKRMRYFDPLRNEYFFDRNRPSFDAILYYYQSGGRLRRPVNVTLDIFSEEIRFYELGEEAIEMFREDEGFIKEEEKLLPENEFQRQVWLLFEYPESSGPARIIAIISVMVILISIVSFCLETLPVFRSEELDPHKTSRSSNSTSSYTSTYFTDPFFILETLCIIWFSFEFLVRFFACPSKAGFFVNIMNIIDIVAIIPYFITLGTELAEKPEDGQQGQQAMSLAILRVIRLVRVFRIFKLSRHSKGLQILGQTLKASMRELGLLIFFLFIGVILFSSAVYFAEADEADSQFISIPDAFWWAVVTMTTVGYGDMVPTTIGGKIVGSLCAIAGVLTIALPVPVIVSNFNYFYHRETEGEEQAQYLNVTSVPKIDSSEDLKKSRSGSTMSKSDYMEIQEAVNNSNEDFREENIKTGNCTLTNTNYVNITKMLTDV; encoded by the exons ATGACTGTTGCCACAGGCGACCCAGTTGATGAAGCCGCAGCTCTCCCGGGTCAGCCACAGGACACGTATGACCCGGAACCAGACCATGAGTGCTGCGAAAGGGTGGTCATTAATATCTCTGGCCTGCGTTTTGAGACGCAGCTCAAAACTCTGTCCCAGTTCCCAGAGACATTGCTCGGGGACC AAAAGAGAATGCGCTACTTTGACCCCCTGAGGAACGAGTACTTCTTCGACAGAAACCGCCCAAGTTTTGATGCCATTCTCTATTACTACCAGTCAGGCGGCAGGCTGCGGAGACCTGTCAATGTGACACTGGATATTTTTTCTGAGGAGATACGTTTTTACGAGCTCGGGGAAGAAGCCATTGAGATGTTCAGGGAGGATGAAGGATTTATTAAGGAGGAGGAGAAACTCCTGCCAGAAAATGAGTTTCAGAGGCAGGTGTGGCTGCTCTTTGAGTACCCTGAGAGTTCAGGGCCTGCCCGGATTATTGCCATCATTTCCGTCATGGTCATCCTCATATCTATAGTCAGTTTTTGCCTGGAGACACTTCCCGTGTTTCGCAGTGAGGAACTGGACCCCCACAAAACGTCCAGGAGCTCCAACTCAACAAGCAGCTACACCTCCACCTACTTTACTGACCCCTTCTTCATCCTGGAGACCCTTTGCATCATATGGTTCTCCTTTGAGTTCCTGGTGCGTTTCTTTGCATGTCCCAGCAAAGCGGGCTTCTTTGTCAATATCATGAACATCATTGATATCGTGGCTATAATACCTTACTTTATCACCTTGGGCACCGAGCTAGCAGAGAAGCCGGAGGATGGTCAGCAAGGCCAGCAAGCCATGTCACTTGCCATTTTGAGGGTCATCAGATTAGTGCGAGTCTTCAGGATCTTCAAACTGTCCCGGCACTCGAAAGGGCTGCAGATTCTCGGGCAAACGCTTAAGGCCAGCATGAGGGAGCTCGGTCTGCTCatcttctttctcttcatcGGAGTCATCCTGTTTTCCAGTGCCGTCTACTTCGCCGAGGCGGATGAGGCTGACTCGCAGTTTATTAGCATCCCTGATGCTTTCTGGTGGGCCGTAGTCACCATGACGACTGTAGGGTACGGTGACATGGTTCCAACGACCATCGGAGGCAAGATTGTGGGATCCCTGTGCGCTATCGCTGGTGTGCTGACCATCGCCTTGCCCGTGCCCGTCATAGTCTCCAACTTCAACTACTTCTaccacagagagacagagggtgAGGAACAAGCCCAGTACCTTAACGTGACCAGCGTCCCCAAGATAGACTCCTCTGAGGACCTCAAAAAGAGCCGCAGCGGGTCAACCATGAGCAAGTCTGACTACATGGAGATCCAAGAAGCTGTGAACAACAGCAATGAGGACTTTCGAGAGGAGAACATCAAGACCGGCAACTGCACCCTAACCAACACTAACTATGTTAACATCACCAAAATGCTTACAGATGTATAA
- the kcna10a gene encoding LOW QUALITY PROTEIN: potassium voltage-gated channel subfamily A member 10 (The sequence of the model RefSeq protein was modified relative to this genomic sequence to represent the inferred CDS: inserted 1 base in 1 codon) — MTVQAGRIEVALVDFEGMENTNGVDNFNDPDYPNEMTALTVEMPEFGPDSTYCNSSKVSPYKERMPQNLDKPQSPVLPPHTRRGRASCASLISNWKLLLNSEGTQSETIFSKLAKEYEDLFIDKRPLDDGDQKVIINIAGLRFETRLRTLDQFPDTLLGDPMKRMGYFDPMRNEYFFDRNRPSFDGILYYYQSGGKVRRPANVPLDVFADEIIFYELGQEAMDQFREEEGFIKDVEVPLPSNEFYRQFWLLFEYPESSNAARGVALVSIFVIVISIIIFCMETLPEFREDMEIFPTAGVSFNQTYPSGAPPSASPKTISSTFSDPFFLLETACIIWFFFELSVRFLVCPSKREFFNNIMNMIDIVSIIPYFVTLITEVVTTTNKSNTGQNMSLAILRIIRLVRVFRIFKLSRHSKGLQILGQTLKASMRELGLLIFFLFIGVILFSSAIYFAEVDDPNTQFVSIPDGFWWAVVTMTTVGYGDMCPITLGGKIVGTLCAIAGXLTIALPVPVIVSNFNYFYHRETEQEEKQPIAESTDQALKSGNTKHGSSSSLNKANGSWQTDKSKC, encoded by the exons ATGACTGTCCAGGCTGGAAGAATTGAGGTGGCGCTAGTTGACTTTGAGGGGATGGAGAATACTAACGGTGTGGACAATTTCAATGACCCAGACTATCCAAATGAGATGACGGCTTTGACAGTAGAAATGCCAGAGTTTGGGCCTGACAGCACCTACTGCAATTCATCAAAAGTGTCACCATATAAAGAGAGGATGCCACAAAATTTAGACAAACCTCAATCACCGGTCCTGCCCCCTCACACCAGGAGAGGGCGTGCCAGCTGCGCTAGTCTGATTTCCAACTGGAAATTACTCCTGAACAGTGAAGGAACGCAAAGTGAGACGATCTTCAGTAAACTGGCCAAAGAATACGAGGACTTGTTTATTGACAAGCGACCTCTCGATGACGGCGATCAAAAGGTCATCATTAACATCGCTGGGCTTCGCTTTGAAACCCGCCTGAGGACCCTCGACCAGTTCCCAGACACCCTTCTGGGCGACCCCATGAAAAGAATGGGCTATTTCGACCCCATGAGAAACGAGTATTTCTTTGACCGCAATCGTCCAAGCTTTGACGGGATCTTGTACTACTACCAATCCGGCGGGAAGGTCCGGCGGCCTGCGAACGTACCTTTAGACGTCTTCGCGGATGAGATCATCTTCTACGAGTTGGGACAGGAAGCCATGGACCAGTTTCGCGAAGAGGAAGGATTTATCAAAGACGTGGAGGTCCCATTGCCCTCTAATGAGTTTTACAGGCAGTTCTGGCTGCTCTTTGAGTATCCCGAGAGCTCAAACGCAGCCAGAGGGGTCGCCCTGGTTTCCATCTTCGTCATCGTCATCTCCATCATCATATTCTGCATGGAGACTCTCCCAGAATTCAGAGAAGATATGGAAATTTTTCCAACCGCTGGAGTTTCCTTCAACCAGACGTATCCCTCAGGTGCTCCTCCGAGTGCGTCTCCCAAAACCATCAGCAGCACCTTCTCTGACCCTTTCTTCTTATTAGAGACGGCTTGCATCATCTGGTTCTTCTTTGAGCTCTCCGTACGTTTCCTGGTTTGCCCCAGCAAGCGGGAGTTTTTCAACAACATCATGAACATGATTGACATTGTCTCCATCATCCCCTATTTTGTCACGTTGATAACTGAAGTCGTGACCACCACCAATAAGTCCAACACAGGGCAGAATATGTCACTGGCCATCCTACGAATCATTAGACTGGTGCGAGTCTTCAGGATCTTCAAGCTTTCCAGACACTCCAAAGGGCTGCAGATCCTGGGCCAGACGCTCAAGGCCAGCATGAGGGAACTTGGCCTGCTTatcttctttctcttcatcGGCGTCATCCTCTTCTCAAGCGCCATCTATTTTGCTGAGGTGGATGATCCCAACACCCAGTTTGTTAGCATCCCTGATGGATTCTGGTGGGCTGTGGTGACCATGACCACTGTGGGATATGGAGACATGTGTCCTATTACTTTAGGCGGTAAGATTGTGGGCACTCTATGTGCCATTGCTG TGTTGACCATCGCCCTGCCTGTGCCTGTAATCGTCTCCAATTTTAACTACTTTTACCATAGAGAGACAGAGCAGGAGGAAAAGCAGCCCATAGCTGAATCAACTGATCAAGCTTTAAAGTCAGGGAATACAAAACATGGAAGTAGTTCCTCTCTGAACAAGGCAAATGGGAGCTGGCAGACTGACAAATCCAAGTGTTAA